A window from Corythoichthys intestinalis isolate RoL2023-P3 chromosome 10, ASM3026506v1, whole genome shotgun sequence encodes these proteins:
- the si:dkey-174i8.1 gene encoding arylsulfatase I — translation MVCTNCRSELQRPGLGKPPHLIFIMTDDQGYGDVGYHGSDIRTPELDRLAAEGVKLENYYVQPICSPSRSQLMTGRYQIHTGLQHSIIRPRQALCLPPDAPTLPERLSEVGYATHMVGKWHLGFCRPGCLPTGRGFHTYLGTLTGSGDHFTYQSCDNAQACGFDLHDGERPAWEMAGNYSTLLYVNRVKQILKGHDPNTPLFLYISLQAAHTPLQAPDRFLDLYTSQSNHVRRHYAAMLSCLDHGVGQVVRQLKESGLYENSVVIYSSDNGGQPLSGGSNWPLRGGKGTYWEGGIRAVGFVHSPLLKIKGVINKALIHVSDWYPTLLSLAGMPQFLEGLDGHDVWGTISEGLPSPRTEILFNIDPVSRRPGEPYDKALVLNGFGIWDTAVRAAIRAGDWKLLTGNVGDGDWTPPRAFVDGPERWQELEKRRNEVGKSVWLFNISADPYERCDLARARPEIVKHLLTRLAEYNRTAVAPRNPPDDPVADPELRGGAWGPWLGLEGQEGQDETGGGRMDGRTKVKQCKLCKLKALFKKLRSRLQKNAVFF, via the exons ATGGTCTGCACAAA CTGCCGGTCCGAACTGCAAAGGCCCGGCCTGGGGAAACCACCACACCTGATCTTTATCATGACGGACGACCAGGGTTACGGTGACGTGGGCTACCACGGCTCGGACATCCGCACGCCTGAGTTGGATCGGCTGGCGGCTGAAGGAGTGAAACTGGAAAATTATTACGTTCAACCTATCTGCTCACCCTCTCGGAGTCAACTCATGACAGGACG CTACCAAATCCACACGGGCCTGCAGCATTCAATCATCCGTCCACGTCAAGCCCTCTGCCTCCCTCCGGATGCGCCCACCCTCCCCGAGCGCCTGTCCGAAGTGGGTTACGCCACGCACATGGTGGGCAAGTGGCATCTAGGCTTTTGCAGGCCCGGCTGCTTACCCACGGGACGGGGCTTCCACACTTACTTGGGTACGCTCACTGGTAGCGGAGACCACTTCACCTATCAGAGCTGTGATAACGCTCAAGCTTGCGGATTTGACCTCCACGACGGAGAACGGCCGGCGTGGGAAATGGCGGGAAATTACTCCACTCTGCTTTATGTCAACAG AGTGAAGCAGATCCTGAAAGGTCACGACCCCAACACTCCTCTCTTCCTCTACATTTCCCTCCAGGCTGCGCACACACCCCTTCAAGCGCCTGACCGTTTCCTGGACTTGTACACATCTCAGAGCAACCACGTGCGACGTCACTACGCGGCCATGCTCAGCTGCCTGGACCACGGCGTGGGTCAAGTGGTCCGTCAGCTGAAAGAGAGCGGTCTTTACGAAAACTCGGTAGTGATCTACTCGTCTGATAATGGCGGACAGCCACTGTCCGGTGGAAGCAATTGGCCACTACGGGGCGGAAAGGGGAcatactgggagggtggcatcaGAGCAGTGGGCTTTGTGCACAGTCCCCTTCTGAAGATCAAGGGCGTAATCAACAAGGCTCTCATCCACGTTTCCGATTGGTACCCAACCTTGTTGTCCCTGGCCGGCATGCCGCAGTTCCTTGAGGGTCTGGATGGTCACGATGTTTGGGGCACAATCAGCGAGGGTCTTCCCTCCCCTCGCACGGAAATCCTGTTCAACATCGACCCGGTCTCTAGGAGGCCCGGGGAGCCCTACGACAAAGCCTTGGTGCTCAACGGCTTCGGGATCTGGGACACGGCAGTGAGGGCGGCTATCAGGGCCGGGGATTGGAAGCTGTTGACCGGAAACGTGGGGGACGGCGACTGGACGCCTCCGCGGGCGTTTGTCGACGGCCCTGAGCGCTGGCAGGAGCTGGAGAAGCGGCGCAACGAAGTGGGGAAGTCCGTATGGCTCTTCAACATATCCGCCGACCCTTACGAGAGGTGCGATTTGGCCCGAGCTCGGCCGGAGATCGTCAAGCATCTCCTGACCAGGCTGGCCGAGTACAACCGGACCGCAGTGGCGCCGAGAAACCCGCCCGATGATCCTGTGGCCGACCCTGAGCTGCGAGGTGGGGCTTGGGGACCCTGGTTGGGACTGGAGGGCCAAGAGGGGCAGGACGAAACGGGGGGTGGAAGGATGGACGGTAGGACAAAAGTGAAGCAGTGCAAATTGTGCAAATTAaaagcactttttaaaaaattgaggtCACGTCTGCAGAAGAATGCCGTCTTCTTCTGA